The genomic region GCCGGAAACCTCAATTATGACTTTATCACGGAGATTTTCATCTTCCAGGGCCTTCAGAACTTGGTTAATTCTTTCAGGTTCCATGTTGTCCAGCATTATAATGTCAGCACCTGCTCTGGCAGCCTGTAATGCTTCTTCCAGGGTTTCCACTTCGATTTCAATCTTCTTGGTGAAACTGACATATCGACGGGCCCGGGATATTGCTTCACCCACTCCTCCCACCAGGGCCAGGTGATTATCCTTTATGAGCACACCGTCATCCAGTCGAAAGCGGTGCGTATCTCCCCCACCAGCCCTTATGGCATTTTTTTCGAATAATTGAAGACCAGGAGTTGTTTTACGGGTCCCGGCAACAGTAGCATCCGGGTTGACACTGCGAACCTTTTTCACTATCTTGGAAGTTAGGGTGGCAATTCCCGACATGCGCATGAGGAGATTGAGCACTGTTCGCTCCACAGTAAGTATAGTACGCGGATCACCGCTTATTTCCAAGATAACCTGCCCTTCACTTATATTTTCACCATTTTCCACCATTGGCTCCACAGTAACGTTGAAATCTGCGAAAATATCAAGGGCTAATTCCATCCCGGCAATTATTCCCGGTTCCTTGGCGATGATCTTGCCTTTAACCTGTAATCCTGGAGGTATCACGGCCTGAGTGGTTATATCTTCAAAACCGATATCCTCATAAACCATATTAGCTAGGTCCTGCCTCATGATTGCACCTTATCCATTATAAATGATATTATAAAACCTTAAATAGAGGAGAGAATATTTAAAATCCACTACTTCCCCGGTTAAATTCATTACTTGTCCTTTATATCCCAGGAAGGATATAAATTTTAACCCGGGATATATTTTCCAGTGAATTTAGAATGTGGAGAAATACCTTAAAACTCACATTTACCAGCCATTAACTTATAAGAATTGTAAATCATAAAACAATCATTTAAAGAATAAATACCCCATCATATTAGTATTAGGTGACCCAATTATGGAGTTAATATTTTTAGGAACCTCATCTGCACTTCCCACCACTAAACGAAACCATCCCTCCATTGCCCTTAAAGCCTTTGGAGAGGTGATGCTCTTTGATTGTGGAGAGGGGACCCAGCGCCAGATGGCCAGAATCAAACTGAGCCCCATGAAGGTGGATCATATCTATCTAACCCACCTACACGGGGATCATTTCCTGGGACTGCCCGGCATGATACAATCCATGGCCTTCCGAGGCCGTAAAGAGCCACTACACATCTATGGGCCTGAAGGAACTATAAAAACTGTCCAGGCCATTAAAGACCTGGGTTACTATGCATTATCTTTTCCCATACATGCTTATGAAGTAAGAGAAGGTGTGATTCTTGAAACAGATAACTATGTAATTGAATGCTGTCCTACCCACCACTCTGTACTTAACCTGGCATATTCCGTGGAAGAAAAACGGTCTCCTAAATTCCTCCGGGAAAAAGCCATTGCACTGGGCTTGAAACCAGGCCCAGATTTTGGTAAACTTCAGAATGGAATTCCAGTAGAGTTAAATGGTGAATTAATACTGCCAGAACAGGTCCTTGGAGAAAAAAGAAGGGGGAGGAAGATTGTTTATTCCGGAGATACCATACCCTGCCAGGAACTGGTTAAATTCGCATCTAATGCTGATGTTCTCATACATGAATCCACTTACGAATCATCACAGGAAAAAAAAGCCCTTGAAAATGGCCACTCCACTACCACCCAGGCCGCAGAGATTGCCAAAAAAGCAAAGGTATTTGAATTAATTCTAACCCATATAAGCACCCGTTACAAGAACAGCGGTGATTTAAGAAAAGAAGCCAGCCAGGTGTTCCGTGAAGTGACTGTGGCTGAGGATTTCATGACTATCCCCGTGGAACGACATAACCGTTAGCTTGCTGCATTTATTAACCTTCACCCTATTGAAAAATTAAACCTTCATCTATTAAAAAAATCATTCATGAATTTAAGAAGGAAGGGCATCTAATGAAATTTAGGGATATCTAAGATTCCCGCAAAAAAAAGATTGAGGTAAACTTAAATGGTTGTTGATCCTGACCCCCTGTACATTAACCTTATAAAAATAGCCATAATTCTAGTAGTTTCCCTGATCATAACCAAGTGGTCTATTTATATCGTCAAGAAAATTGGTAGCCAGTTTAATTTTGAACTCACTCTTATCCAGGTCATAAATGAGATCATCAAATATTCAGTAATTGCTGTGGCCATAACCCTCTGTTTAAGGGAAGTTGGAGTGGATATAAACGCCATAATTGTCAGCCTGG from Methanobacterium formicicum harbors:
- the rnz gene encoding ribonuclease Z, whose amino-acid sequence is MELIFLGTSSALPTTKRNHPSIALKAFGEVMLFDCGEGTQRQMARIKLSPMKVDHIYLTHLHGDHFLGLPGMIQSMAFRGRKEPLHIYGPEGTIKTVQAIKDLGYYALSFPIHAYEVREGVILETDNYVIECCPTHHSVLNLAYSVEEKRSPKFLREKAIALGLKPGPDFGKLQNGIPVELNGELILPEQVLGEKRRGRKIVYSGDTIPCQELVKFASNADVLIHESTYESSQEKKALENGHSTTTQAAEIAKKAKVFELILTHISTRYKNSGDLRKEASQVFREVTVAEDFMTIPVERHNR
- the nadC gene encoding carboxylating nicotinate-nucleotide diphosphorylase — encoded protein: MRQDLANMVYEDIGFEDITTQAVIPPGLQVKGKIIAKEPGIIAGMELALDIFADFNVTVEPMVENGENISEGQVILEISGDPRTILTVERTVLNLLMRMSGIATLTSKIVKKVRSVNPDATVAGTRKTTPGLQLFEKNAIRAGGGDTHRFRLDDGVLIKDNHLALVGGVGEAISRARRYVSFTKKIEIEVETLEEALQAARAGADIIMLDNMEPERINQVLKALEDENLRDKVIIEVSGGINENNIVQFANTKVDVISTGYITHSARSLDLSLDLEKIH